In a genomic window of Magnolia sinica isolate HGM2019 chromosome 14, MsV1, whole genome shotgun sequence:
- the LOC131225010 gene encoding leucine-rich repeat receptor protein kinase EMS1-like, translating to MKGLDLSMVGRDWVHVMNMIPSLIKLRLPLCGLNDIPTSLSHINFTSLRVLDLQNNFFGSEFPPWIANLSNLVSLELNGCDLHGSIPMAIAELHHLQVINLGTNYNLTADLSVLLEGSWMAIKIMDLSENRFHGEIPISIGNLTSLVELNLGYNSIKGRIPKTIGNLCGLRKLNLYANMIEQIPDSLETAGCILQTPFANLAFLLLGGNPIHGSMPAWFGQLKRLEWLDLQDCLMTGSILESLGRLPFLNMISLYRNSLNGTLPTTFGQLSKLRYLDISSNTLTGIVSESHFEKLFELKTLMLSSNSLIFNISPTWVPPFRLEFIDLGSCRLGPRFPSWLSKQNLTQHLDLSNAAISDTIPNWFWDIASHLSHLNLSNNYIHGQLPSQISFSGWATVDLSSNSIQGPFPLPMKVSQLNLSNNSLVGPIPENINHVMQIASLLLVSGNQIDGTIPSAIGEMMYLRVLDLSRNNLHGSIPPTLGGCTQMEALDLSGNHLSGPIPESIGLLTHLQTVHLNYNNLSEELPSSMKNLSRLETLDLGENKFSGRISTWIGESFLSLRILRLRSNTFTGEIPSQISNLTSLQVLDLANNHLTGPIPSSLGNLTAMRTHQNRNILLAYGIYYNERIYIITFIERLSVSMQDKMFEYNKTLSLMTSMDLSEKYRIL from the coding sequence ATGAAGGGTCTGGATCTTTCGATGGTGGGCCGTGATTGGGTTCATGTGATGAACATGATCCCTTCTCTAATCAAGCTCCGGTTGCCGCTCTGCGGCCTTAATGACATTCCAACATCTCTTTCTCACATCAATTTCACATCTCTCCGCGTCTTGGATCTCCAAAACAACTTCTTCGGATCGGAATTCCCGCCGTGGATTGCTAATCTTAGTAATCTTGTATCTCTGGAACTCAACGGTTGTGATCTGCACGGTTCCATTCCGATGGCGATCGCCGAGCTTCATCACTTGCAAGTAATCAATCTCGGGACGAATTACAACCTGACTGCTGATTTGTCAGTTCTGCTCGAAGGGAGTTGGATGGCGATCAAGATCATGGATCTTTCCGAAAACAGATTCCATGGAGAAATCCCCATTTCCATTGGCAATCTTACTTCCCTTGTTGAACTTAATCTAGGATACAATAGCATCAAAGGCAGAATCCCAAAAACCATTGGAAATCTCTGTGGTTTAAGAAAATTGAATTTGTATGCGAACATGATCGAGCAGATACCTGATTCGTTAGAAACAGCAGGTTGTATTTTGCAAACTCCATTCGCAAACCTTGCTTTCTTGCTTCTCGGTGGGAATCCGATCCATGGCTCGATGCCTGCTTGGTTCGGTCAGCTCAAAAGGCTCGAATGGCTCGATCTTCAGGACTGCTTGATGACTGGCTCCATTCTCGAATCACTTGGAAGATTGCCATTCTTGAATATGATCTCTCTCTATAGAAACAGTTTGAATGGGACCCTCCCGACGACATTCGGGCAGCTCTCTAAGTTGAGAtacttagacatttcatcgaacacgttAACCGGCATTGTATCAGAATCCCACTTCGAGAAGCTATTTGAATTGAAGACATTGATGTTATCTTCCAATTCATTGATTTTCAATATcagccccacctgggttcctcCTTTTCGACTCGAATTCATTGATTTGGGTTCGTGCCGTTTAGGGCCTCGGTTCCCTTCCTGGCTTTCGAAACAGAACCTGACTCAGCATCTAGACCTCTCGAACGCGGCTATCTCAGATACAATCCCAAACTGGTTTTGGGACATTGCTAGCCATCTCTCACACTTGAATCTCTCCAACAACTACATCCATGGCCAGCTTCCAAGCCAGATATCGTTTTCAGGATGGGCGACGGTCGATTTAAGCTCGAACAGCATTCAAGGCCCCTTTCCTCTTCCAATGAAAGTATCGCAGCTCAATCTCTCCAACAACAGCCTCGTCGGGCCGATCCCTGAGAACATTAACCACGTAATGCAGATCGCTTCTCTGCTCTTGGTTTCAGGTAATCAGATAGACGGCACGATTCCATCAGCCATCGGAGAAATGATGTATCTGAGAGTTCTTGATCTTTCCAGAAACAATCTACATGGCAGCATTCCACCAACCTTGGGCGGTTGCACGCAAATGGAAGCGCTCGATCTGAGCGGAAATCATCTCTCCGGACCCATCCCAGAATCCATAGGCCTTCTCACCCATCTCCAAACAGTGCATCTGAATTACAATAATCTCTCAGAAGAACTCCCTTCATCGATGAAGAATTTGTCCAGATTAGAAACTCTCGACCTCGGAGAGAACAAATTCTCAGGTCGCATCTCTACTTGGATTGGAGAAAGCTTCTTGTCTCTCCGAATTCTCCGACTAAGGTCTAATACATTCACTGGTGAAATCCCCTCACAAATATCGAACCTAACTTCATTACAAGTCCTTGATCTTGCAAACAATCATCTCACAGGTCCCATTCCATCAAGCCTTGGAAATCTCACGGCCATGCGTACCCACCAGAACAGGAACATCTTACTAGCTTATGGGATTTACTACAACGAGAGAATTTACATCATTACATTCATCGAGAGATTGTCTGTGTCGATGCAAGATAAGATGTTCGAGTATAACAAGACTCTTTCGCTCATGACAAGCATGGATCTTTCGGAGAAATACCGGATTCTTTGA